Proteins found in one Bicyclus anynana chromosome 26, ilBicAnyn1.1, whole genome shotgun sequence genomic segment:
- the LOC112047094 gene encoding V-type proton ATPase subunit S1: MAYCRLVLAFLVICIASTYGEVQVPVFIWGDLKTSSKANPLSRVTEPEFNGLLKKQLAGDPFTVVFIDKTLSVEDFSIKDDEGESVFPYLHSLISGATYLPAVDDPLPVLNRLADPENVRRVKVTENGLSAEIESDSGKMLFIQLKDAKADESRADLLRRHNDLMENMYNKLVEQYKDVVAIYTAENPSWTVSESHERFRRDVRNTDLQNGTFDGLKLYVNKVLLNVDSVETNVTTIDSASSVINENQNMSTTLTFGDVSLTLNFLSKAGYWYFSSVTYQQASRVVGLLPQNELFVPLGFSYRCGQDLTFSNTTNQTVIVQFRDIKVQPYFAESNETLVYGDSINCVGFFSVPIWSGLFVVFILLAITFYGIMMMMDIRTMDRFDDPKGKTITINAGE; this comes from the exons ATGGCTTATTGCCGTTTAGTGTTAGCTTTTTTAGTGATTTGTATCGCGTCTACGTATGGTGAGGTACAGGTGCCTGTATTTATATGGGGCGATTTGAAGACTTCGTCGAAGGCTAACCCTTTGTCCAGAGTCACGGAACCAGAATTTAATGGATTACTGAAGAAGCAGTTAGCAGGTGACCCGTTCACTGTAGTATTCATCGACAAAACACTGTCAGTCGAAGACTTTTCGATAAAAGACGACGAAGGCGAATCAGTGTTCCCTTATTTACATTCCCTAATAAGTGGGGCTACTTATCTACCCGCTGTAGACGATCCTCTGCCCGTCCTCAACCGTTTGGCCGACCCAGAGAACGTACGCCGCGTAAAAGTGACCGAAAATGGTTTGTCAGCGGAAATTGAGTCTGACAGTGGAAAAATGTTGTTCATACAGCTAAAAGACGCTAAAGCGGACGAGTCTAGAGCTGATCTGTTGCGTAGACACAACGATTTAATGGAGAACATGTATAACAAGCTCGTGGAACAGTATAAAGATGTTGTAGCTATCTACACCGCAGAGAATCCATCTTGGACTGTGTCAGAATCCCATGAAAGGTTCCGTCGTGATGTACGAAACACAGATTTGCAGAACGGCACGTTTGATGGGCTCAAACTGTACGTTAACAAAGTTTTGTTGAACGTTGACAGCGTGGAGACTAATGTAACTACGATTGATAGCGCAAGTTCGGTAATCAATGAAAACCAGAATATGTCAACAACTTTAACTTTTGGTGACGTCAGTCTGACGTTGAACTTCCTGTCCAAGGCTGGGTATTGGTATTTCA GCTCAGTTACATACCAGCAGGCCAGTCGTGTTGTAGGGCTGCTACCACAGAATGAGTTGTTCGTTCCGCTCGGCTTCTCCTACCGATGTGGCCAGGACCTCACCTTCAGCAACACAACCAACCAGACAGTGATTGTGCAGTTTCGGGATATTAAG GTGCAGCCATACTTTGCAGAGAGCAACGAAACATTGGTGTACGGTGACTCCATCAACTGCGTTGGGTTCTTCTCTGTTCCGATCTGGTCCGGACTGTTTGTGGTGTTCATCCTCCTCGCCATCACCTTCTACggcatcatgatgatgatggatatcCGCACCATGGACCGGTTTGATGACCCCAAGGGAAAAACCATCACCATCAACGCCGGAGAGTAA
- the LOC112047106 gene encoding uncharacterized protein LOC112047106 — translation MPAPRRLSVKQLSKLVEFAENHRDVAVGRGSGALAFKATRDAWQAVAQDLNSVPDGIKKTPEQWRRYWIEFKAKTKLKAADSRRYGARVTGDGRKLTPLTELERRVVELLGPVATKRLHGVWLPLSTKTESEPDADQESESSIAEEQTGEENRCVSDTPEGERISEVVMKVERSSSPEEHVVEVELQQQRVEYEEPATLSNNRQGNGRLNDVLVYSGPAHHALPQRRKKPKLRQDENVPRWAYNIERRRIAVEERQAAAMEALVNIMRDIRDDIRRLDPNKCRL, via the exons ATGCCAGCGCCCAGGAGGTTGTCAGTGAAACAGCTGAGTAAACTGGTAGAGTTTGCGGAGAACCACCGAGATGTCGCAGTGGGCCGAGGGTCGGGTGCTCTGGCTTTCAAAGCCACCCGTGATGCCTGGCAAGCTGTGGCTCAAGACTTGAACTCGGTGCCGGATGGCATAAAAAAAACCCCGGAACAGTGGAGAAGA TACTGGATAGAGTTCAAAGCCAAGACGAAGTTGAAGGCTGCCGACTCCAGGAGATACGGTGCCAGAGTGACGGGTGATGGACGCAAGCTCACCCCTCTCACGGAGCTGGAGAGGAGGGTTGTGGAGCTCCTGGGCCCCGTAGCTACCAAGAGATTGCATGGCGTGTGGTTACCGCTCAGT ACAAAAACAGAATCTGAGCCCGATGCAGACCAAGAGTCTGAGTCATCGATAGCAGAGGAACAGACGGGAGAGGAAAACAGATGTGTCTCCGATACTCCGGAGGGAGAGCGTATCAGTGAGGTGGTCATGAAGGTGGAGAGGTCCTCATCACCGGAGGAACATGTTGTTGAAGTGGAGTTGCAGCAGCAGAGAGTGGAGTACGAGGAACCTGCGACTCTATCCAATAATAGACAAGGAAATG GACGTTTGAACGATGTGCTAGTATACTCCGGTCCGGCGCACCACGCGCTGCCACAGAGACGGAAGAAGCCAAAAT TACGTCAAGACGAAAACGTGCCTCGCTGGGCGTACAACATAGAGAGGCGACGGATCGCTGTCGAGGAGAGACAGGCGGCGGCCATGGAGGCGCTGGTCAACATCATGAGAGACATCAGGGACGACATACGGAGACTCGACCCCAACAAGTGTCGGTTATAG
- the LOC112047098 gene encoding uncharacterized protein LOC112047098 — translation MAHDTSPVFVLDYDKVLDEVSKEANPFTKIKSSDFSDVIEIAIKRSKIVILFVEETLCTEDVTIKDNIGTPFYHLGQAMKENKVTYLPSVSQAYKTLKSHLQALASYVFYLSDSSSELQVYDGRLRHFYIYFKDKINETRSIALRRHDLLIKEVYSVVRQVAAGPVVAFYTGKVNPIDVDALNTLPTENLNVRPRPGVTVFSNGALFRFIGVSSSTSKRRSMFSQVPVVSDEKWKERGLHTRMSYTEFELEFEFSFKDDRWTVDSVALLEWGEEVGRTDLRAGAPWNWSYVCSEPLVLVNMRDGSAVTIAHYQVSCVVCCVTENWSHVCSEPLVLVNMRDGSAVTIAHYQIQPFINHAALRQDFDNPEDLNPDSPASSESPEESPKPDAGSHKFGPAVNCGPYFSAHILAGLMVTSMCLGILTYGVVSMYNINTNSRYDDPQAKPLVIMAEGGGH, via the exons ATGGCACACGATACGAGTCCAGTATTTGTATTAGATTACGACAAAGTACTCGACGAAGTATCAAAAGAAGCGAATCCGTTCACGAAGATAAAGTCGTCTGACTTCTCAGATGTTATAGAAATTGCTATAAAACGATCGAAAATTGTAATACTATTCGTAGAAGAGACTCTTTGTACTGAAGACGTAACTATTAAGGACAATATCGGCACACCCTTCTACCATTTAGGTCAAGCGATGAAAGAAAACAAAGTAACATATCTGCCTTCAGTATCACAAGCATACAAAACGTTGAAAAGTCATTTGCAAGCATTAGCGAGTTATGTTTTCTATTTAAGCGATTCTAGTTCTGAGTTGCAGGTTTATGATGGAAGATTGcgccatttttatatttatttcaaagataAAATTAACGAAACTAGATCTATTGCTTTGAGGAGACACGATTTGCTTATAAAGGAGGTGTACTCGGTCGTTCGTCAGGTCGCGGCCGGTCCTGTCGTGGCGTTCTACACGGGCAAAGTTAATCCTATTGATGTCGACGCATTGAACACTTTGCCAACCGAAAATCTAAATGTTAGGCCGCGTCCAGGTGTGACGGTTTTCAGCAATGGAGCGCTTTTTAGATTTATCG gcGTTTCCTCATCAACAAGCAAACGTCGCTCCATGTTCAGCCAAGTCCCCGTAGTCTCGGATGAAAAGTGGAAGGAGCGTGGTCTACACACTCGCATGTCATACACAGAGTTTGAGCTGGAAttcgaattttcatttaaagatGATCGATGGACTGTTG ATAGCGTGGCTTTGTTGGAGTGGGGCGAGGAGGTGGGGCGCACGGACCTGCGTGCGGGCGCGCCTTGGAACTGGTCGTATGTGTGCAGCGAGCCGTTGGTGCTGGTCAACATGAGGGACGGCAGCGCGGTCACCATCGCGCACTACCAAGTGAGTTGTGTTGTGTGTTGTGTGACAGAGAACTGGTCGCACGTGTGCAGCGAGCCGTTGGTGCTGGTCAACATGAGGGACGGCAGCGCGGTCACCATCGCGCACTACCAA ATCCAGCCCTTCATAAACCATGCAGCACTAAGGCAAGATTTTGATAACCCTGAGGATTTGAACCCTGACAGCCCTGCGAGTTCTGAGAGCCCTGAGGAGAGCCCTAAACCTGACGCGGGCTCGCACAAGTTCGGCCCAGCAGTTAACTGTGGGCCGTATTTCAGTGCCCACATATTGGCTGGACTGATGGTGACGTCAATGTGTCTCGGCATACTGACGTATGGTGTCGTGTCGATGTATAACATAAACACGAATAGTAGATACGACGACCCGCAGGCGAAGCCGTTGGTCATTATGGCGGAAGGCGGCGGTCATTAG